The Apium graveolens cultivar Ventura chromosome 6, ASM990537v1, whole genome shotgun sequence genome contains a region encoding:
- the LOC141664077 gene encoding uncharacterized protein LOC141664077, translating to MPSSAPGYQDWKSDPLFSAAEVVQDSADRMESVYRVLLHEQSLVQETRNPDHRLLASLNNHKCQLATSLETVKWQLEDFEREVAMAAATLEKSQRKQIAISRHKQFIAAIVAQITQVCNSLSDTSSLRNQWVDLDEQDRDGFAMFLSGGKSVQNVPHHNVEDRSVMTMFLDPSSSSSFNNEIVEQKPGEYISLDMSAFEQSDNLMLRNAASKHTVQIGSEVSEQDEKENWVQEAKYVNDKSHPYRNKLGVLYSKINPLGSFKNLLSAYGTRGYKSFTKKWEDAEELGHSSNDISHATQRQSILLRFSIAWSSVQRLWLELFAGVMYLFWRIRDWWRKYQRPRIT from the exons ATGCCATCTTCAGCACCGGGTTACCAAGATTGGAAATCCGACCCGCTCTTTTCAGCAGCCGAAGTTGTTCAAGACTCTGCTGACAG GATGGAATCAGTTTATCGAGTTTTGTTGCACGAGCAAAGTCTTGTTCAAGAAACCCGTAATCCTGACCATAGACTACTTGCGTCCTTAAACAATCACAAGTGTCAATTAGCAACTAGTCTCGAGACAGTAAAGTGGCAG CTTGAAGATTTTGAAAGAGAGGTGGCAATGGCAGCAGCTACATTGGAAAAGTCTCAGAGGAAGCAAATTGCCATTTCTAGACATAAGCAATTTATTGCAGCCATTGTGGCACAGATAACACAAGTGTGTAATAGCTTGTCAGATACGTCCTCGTTGAGGAACCAATGGGTTGACTTGGATGAACAAGATAGAGATGGGTTTGCAATGTTTCTTTCAGGGGGAAAGTCTGTTCAGAATGTACCACACCATAATGTAGAAGATCGAAGCGTGATGACAATGTTTCTGGATCCCTCTTCGTCGTCTAGTTTCAATAATGAGATTGTTGAGCAGAAGCCTGGGGAGTATATTAGTTTGGATATGAGCGCATTTGAACAATCAGATAATTTGATGTTAAGAAACGCGGCCTCTAAGCATACTGTGCAGATTGGTTCCGAAGTGTCTGAACAAGATGAAAAAGAAAATTGGGTTCAGGAAGCTAAATATGTTAATGATAAGAGCCACCCTTACAGGAACAAGTTGGGAGTGTTATACAGCAAAATTAATCCTCTCGGGTCATTCAAAAACTTATTGTCAGCATACGGGACCAGAGGCTACAAGAGCTTTACTAAGAAGTGGGAAGATGCAGAAGAACTAGGACATTCTTCAAATGATATTTCACATGCTACGCAG CGACAGTCCATATTACTGAGATTTTCTATTGCATGGAGCAGCGTTCAAAGGTTGTGGTTGGAGTTATTTGCAGGAGTTATGTACTTGTTTTGGCGGATCAGAGATTGGTGGAGAAAATATCAAAGGCCTCGTATAACATAA